The following DNA comes from Cellulophaga sp. HaHa_2_95.
TTGGACAGATATGAAGAAATCTCCAAAATTATGGCATAAGCTTATGTATATATTTGGTCCTCCAGGTTGGAGTCACGATGGAAGCACATTAACAGTTAAGCAGCAACAGCGCTTGTTTAAGGACCATGAGCGTAAAAATCCAGAGGTTGCTTACAGTCGGCCTAATTAAGTAGTTTTAAATATAGAATATAAAAAACTTACACGGTGTCGTGTAAGTTTTTTTTTGTTTAATGATTAATGATTTTTTTTGAATAGCTTATTTTAATTAATCAACTATGCTAACAATTTGATTTTAAGACTTTTATTCATGGAGTTTGTCATGAAAGATGCGTGGATTGCTCTGGCGGATATGAAAATTATAGTTGAATGTCTTCGCAGCTTCAGTTCCCTTTCAAATAATTCAATTTTAAGAGTAGAGGTTCAAAAGTTATTTTCAGTGTTGTAGCTAAAAATTTGAATGTCTCTTTCATTAACAGTTTTTTTTATAAAACACTGTTAATTAATGTTATACAATAAAAATCGGCTTCCGTATCTTACCATTATCAATTGAAAATAGCGGTACAGGCTTTTGGTGGACTGATATTATTTCGGATTCTACGTTCTTTAAACGAAAATCATAGGGTTTAATGTGTTTTTCAGTACCTAGGTAGTGGATTAGTGATTGAAAGCCAAATCTAGCCTTATTTGAGCTAAAAAGCACCTCTAAGCTTTCCCTCGTCGCGTATTAAAGGTAGGGATCATAGTCAAATGTCATTGCCTCCTTCAGGAAATGACGGCAAAAAAAGTATGGATGGTAAAAGCGATTACCAAAACCTATCTTTTGATAATGGATAACGCATATATATTTATTGACGGTTTTAGTGAAAGCCTTACTGAGTTAAATGTGACTGAGCCCTTGGTTAGATCAGCTACAGACTTCATGTATAGATCGTTGATGGTGTATGAATTGGAAACCTTACTTATGGCGCTGTTGTAATTACGCCTAAAGGATTATTACTTAGTTTTTACCGCGGTACCTTTAGATTTCTGGCTTTTGCCCACAATACCATATTCGAATAAATAGGAGTTTTTAGTGGTAGAAAGTATTTTGTAGTGAATGGGAGTTTTATTGTCACTTGGATTTAAAATAAACTCACAATCATTCAGCCACCTAACGGTAGCGGTGTCTACTTTGTTGTCATACCGTTCAATGCTGTAGGTATCAGTTCTTGTAAATGAGCTGACTTTTTTCTCTCCATTTACAGTATATTCAAAAGTGAAGTCGCCTGTTTTAAATGATTTGCAATCGCGTTCTGGCTGGTAGCAAGCGCTCAAAACAATACATAGAACTAGGCCTAATAAAATTCGTGTTCCCATAGGTGCAAATTAAAGAAATTTTGTTGGTATGTACTAGGATAGCTGTGACTTAAAACCTGTGTTAGAGCTGATAGGCTTCAAAACTTCCATCGTCATAAAATAAAATAACTTTTTCAATCACTTTTTTTCCATCTCGTTTTTTTTCAACGAGTTTTTCTTTGAATTCTAAAGGGAGTTGTGGTGGTGTAGCTGGGGCTTGAATTTTTTCAGGAGTGGTCTTTTTGACCTCAGGAATAGGAGTTGGAGGAGGTGTGATTGGGGGAATTGAAGGAGGTGGAAGTTGCTTTTCAGGTTTATGAGGAAATGTGCCTTTTCCATTTAAAAGCCAGTAAAGATTTACTTCAGGATAAGCATTTACAACTTTCATAACAAATTCAAGACTAGGCTTGTTTCGGCCCGAAAGTAAGTGAGATATGCTAGAGCGTTGTACGGAAACTTTGTCCGCAAAAACTGCAGCAGATAAGCTGTAGTATTCAAGTATCTTTTCTAATCTTTTTATGAATTCCTCTGAGTTTACCATTGTAAACAAAAATTATGTGATGTTACAAATGTTACAAAGGTAAACAAATGCTATTTTCACGGGTTTATGAATCTATTTTTTGAATAAACACTTGATATAATGCAATTTAATATGCTGAAATACGGATATATAACGTGTAAACATTGCATTTCGCTATATGACACTCTTTTTTAAATTACAATTGTACTATTTACAGTGCAAATATAGTAAAATACCGTATACAAATGTAAATTATATAGTATACAATTGTAAATTATTAAGGTGTTACTTTTGTATCAAATTAGATGGTAATTTTATGGTAGATTTAAGAACATTACACGGCTCTTTCAAGGAGAAGTCTATTCAAGGAAGGTATGTTACGAATGATATGTTATTTCCTTTTCTAGATGGCTTAAGTGACTTATTTGAAGTTGAAGTAATCGGAGAATCGGTATTGGGCAAGCAGATAAAATCTGTAACTTTTGGAACGGGCAAATTTAAAATTTTGATGTGGTCTCAAATGCATGGAAATGAGTCTACCACCACAAAAGCTGTATTGGACTTTTTTAACCTTATAGACGCTAATTCAGAGATAGCAAAAAACCTTTTGGCATCTTGTACTTTCAAAATCATACCTATTCTCAATCCTGATGGTGCAAATGCTTATACGCGAATTAATGCTAATGAGGTAGATTTAAACAGAGATGCTCAGGATAGATCTCAGCCAGAAAGCAAAGTCCTTAGAAATGCTTATGAATCATTTCAGCCCGACTATTGTTTTAATCTTCATGATCAACGTACCATATTTAATGTTGGAGTAACCTCCAAACCTGCTACAGTTTCATTTTTAGCACCCTCTCATGATGAAGAACGAAGTATATCCGACTCTAGAGGTATAAGCATGCAATTGATAGTGGCAATGAATAAGGAGCTTCAGAAATACATCCCTGGCCAAGTGGGCAGGTATGATGATGGCTTTAATGCCAACTGTGTAGGAGATACGTTTCAAATGCTTAATAGGCCTACTATTTTGTTTGAGTCGGGTCATTATTCTAACGATTATGAAAGGGAGGAAACGAGAAAGTTCATTTTCTGCGCTATTGTTAAAGGGTGTCAGGTTATTGCAAATCAGGATATTGCCTCTTATTCCCAAAAAGAATATTTCGAGATACCAGAAAATGGTAAATTATTTTATGATATTCTTATTAAAAATGCCGATTTTGTAAATAAAAGCTTACAAATAGGAACAGATATTGGTATTTTGTTTAAAGAGACTCTCGATTCTGGTACATTAACATTTATTCCATTTGTTGAAAAAACGGGGAATTTGAGCAATTTTTACGGTCACAAAACCTATAATTGCCTGAATAGTAAAGATATAGATGCTTTAAAAAGGCAAAAAGAAATTTTTGATCTAATTTAAAAAAAATGAATTTTTTTTTTTAATACTACTAAAACATTACGTTTTTGTTAAAATTATATAAGATTTATTGAATTTAATTTCTTTATTCGTTACTTTTGCCTCAAATTATAGTATAGAATGGGAAAAGTTAAGTTAGACGAAATAGATCACCAGATTCTGGATATGTTAATTGACAATACCAGAACTCCTTTTACAGATATCGCAAAGAAACTTTTGATTTCTGCAGGTACAGTTCACGTACGTGTTAAGAAAATGGAAGAAGCAGGTATCATTAAAGGTTCATCATTGACATTAGATTATGTTAAGCTTGGATATGCTTTTATAGCATATGTGGGTATCTTCTTGGAGAAAACGCATCAAACAAAATTTGTATTGGAGCGTTTGAATCAGATACCAAATGTAACGGTGGCACATATTACTACAGGTAAATTCAATATTTTCTGTAAAATTAGAGCTAAAGATACGAATCATGCAAAAAATATCATTTTCAAAATTGATGATATTGATGGTATTAGCCGTACAGAAACGATGATTTCTTTAGAAGAAAGTATTAATGATAAGAAAAGGTTGATGCATACCATTTTTAACGAAATGTAATCACATCAAAATAAATAATCAAACAAAATCCCATTGGAATTATTTTCATTGGGATTTTTTTTAATTTATAGCTATGAAAACATCAGAATTACAGGTAGAAGACTACAATCCATATTACCAAACGTATATAAATGCGTTAGGCGAAGTTTCTCTAAGGGAAGAATTGGCTAATGGATTATTAAAATTTGAAGAATTTGCGAGTAACATATCTCGTGAAAAGCTAAATTATGCATACGCTGAAGGTAAATGGACCTTAGCAGAGGCGCTTTTGCATATTATTGATACCGAACGTGTATTTCAATACAGGGCTTTATGTTTTTCTAGGAATGATAAAGCTTCTTTTCCTGGTTTTGATCAAGATGATTACGTGGCAGCAGCTGATGCAAGTACTAGAACTAAAGAGAGTTTACTAGAAGAGTTTGTAGCTGTTCGTACATCAAGTATAGCTTTATTCAATTCTTTTTCGGAAGCCGACTTGCACAAGCGGGGGGTTGCAAGTGAATCGCCTATGAGTGTTGGCGCAGTTGGTTTTATTTTGTCTGGACATTTAAACCATCATAAAAGAATTATAGAAGAGAGGTACCTTTAATCAAGACCTTCTTCTGATTCATATTCATTTTCAAAAGCGTGCTCCTGAATTTCAGTTTCAGAATCATCAATAGTTTCATTTTTTGGTTCAACCGATAATTCCTTTTCAATGGTGTCATCAAAGTTGGCAATGAAATTGGAAAGACTTTTACTAATTTTTACTAAATAGATGATGTCTTGAGTTTTTACCTCTACAGCTTCTATTAATTCGCCCTGCATGTTTTTGAATCCTATAATGTCAGAATCACCGTATCCGTGAGGATAACTTTCAATTAGTAATGCGGCAACTTCATGGTTTAATTTCTTGTAATCTACAATTTTACGTAACATAGTTTGGTTGGTTTTTGATTATATACCTAAACTATACAATTTTATTTCTTGTAGTAACTAAGAGTTGTAGAATACTGTTTTTTAGTAGGTGTAATGCTTAATCTTTGTAGTAAGCAAAAGATTCTTCTAGTAATTCTTGTGCTACTTTTACATCTATTTCTGGTGTTCCAATGGCATTTAGGAGTACAAAATTGATATTCCCATGAGAATTCTTTTTGTCGAACTTTAATAATTTTAAAATAGCCTCAATATCTTCAGTATTAAAGCTTACTTTAGGATAATTACTTAAAAAAGTAGCTTTTATGTCCGCTAATTCCTCTTTGGGTAAACCCGTAAGCTTGTGTGATATGTAGCCTTCTAGAATCATTCCAATAGCAATAGCTTCACCATGTAAAAGTAAATCATATGTAGGGTGATCTAGATAGTAAGATTCTACTGCGTGCCCTAAGGTGTGTCCGTAGTTTAGTATTTTACGGATGTTTTGCTCCGTTGGATCCTGAAGAACAACTTCATTTTTAATGGTTACAGAATGGTATATCAGTTGGTCGATAGCTTCTAAAGAATCTAAAGCTTTTAACTCATTCCAATAGTTTTTATCTTTGATTAAACCGTGTTTAAGCATTTCTGCAAATCCGCTTTGCATTTGACGTTTTTCTAGGGTCCGTAGAAAACTAGAAACAACTAAAACCATTTCTGGTTGATTAATTACGCCCACTTGGTTTTTTAAGGAGCCTAAATCTACACCCGTTTTTCCGCCTACGGAAGCGTCAACCATAGCTAAAAGGGTCGTAGGAACATTAATAAAATCTATACCACGCTTAAATGTTGATGCAACAAATCCTCCAAGATCTGTAACAACACCACCTCCAACATTAATCATTAAGCTTTTTCTATCAGCGTCCAATTCAGAGAGAACTTCCCAAACTTGTGTGCATGTAGCAATATTTTTATTTATTTCACCAGCTTCTATTTCTATTACTTCAAAATCATAATCGCCATGAATTTCAGACATGAAAGGAGCTAAGCAATAATTATGAGTGTTTTCATCCACCAAAATAAAAATCTTTGAGTAATTAGCTTTGCTCAAATGTTCATTTAGTAGTGTGTAAGCATTATCATTGAAATGTACAGCGTAAGAAGATGAAGTTATAGAAGTCATTAGTGTATTTTTTGTTTGGTAACCTAAATATTAAATATCTTTTAGTTCAAATCTACTACTTTAGAAAGGAGTGTAAATTTAAAAGCACTACAAAATAAAGACTATTTTTAGTTCTAAGAATACATTTGGAGTAGTTATATTTGATTCGTTAATAAATTATTAGAAATGAAATCTATTTTTGAGAATACTGCAACAGCTTTTGCATTGAAAACGGACGCAGAGTTAGAACGAGCTTATTTTTTGTTCAAGATGATAGCAAATGAACCTCTTGTTCGTATTGGTACGGCCATGACAAATTTCGCAATTAAAGCTAAATTGCCAGTAGAGGGTTTAATTCGTGCTACCGTTTTTGACCATTTTTGTGGAGGCATAAGTGAAAAGGATTGTTTACCTGTTGTAGATAAATTATTTACAAAAGGCGTGAGTTCTGTCTTGGATTATTCGGTAGAAGGAAAAGATACGGAAGATCCTTTGGATGAAGCTTTAGAAATGATTTTGAAAGTTTTAGATTTTGTAAAAGAAAAAGATGCAATACCGTTTGCAGTTTTTAAACCAACAGGGTACGGTAGATTTTCACTGTTTCAAAAAAAGACAGAAGGAAAACCATTTACGGCAGAAGAGCAAAGTGAATGGGATAGAGTAGTAGCGCGTTTTGAGAAAACCTGTCAAAAAGCTTATGACTTAGATGTTGCTTTGTTGATCGATGGAGAGGAAAGTTGGATGCAAGACGCAGCAGATGAACTTGCCGAAGAAATGATGCGCAAATACAATAAGGAGAAAGTTGTGGTCTATAATACTTTGCAACTATACCGTTGGGATCGTTTAGATTATTTAAAGGCATTGCAACAAAGGGCTGCGCAAGACGGATTCAAAATAGGAATGAAGGTGGTTCGCGGTGCATACATGGAAAAGGAAAATGAAAGAGCCTTAGAAAAAGGCTATCCCTCTCCAATTTGTGGTTCTAAGGCAGCAACCGATACTAATTATGATACTGTTGTGGCATACATGTTAGAAAATTTAGATACCATGTCTATCTATATGGGTACACATAACGAGGAGAGTTGTTATAAGATGATGGATTTAATGAACCATAAAAATCTAAAACCAGATCATACTAGTATTTGGTTTGGACAGTTATATGGTATGAGTGATCATATTTCATTTAATCTTGCCGCAAGTGGCTTTAACGTATCTAAATATTTACCTTTTGGCCCCGTTAGAGACGTTATGCCCTATTTAATACGAAGAGCAGAGGAAAACACCTCGGTAGCGGGGCAAACCAGTCGCGAATTAAATTTACTTAAAATAGAACGTAAACGTAGAAAAATATAAGCACTCGCTTATTTAATTGTTTCTATAACAATTTTAGTGGGGCAATTGGTAACCGTTAATGTTTTCATTGCGCCACTATTTTGTTCATGCTCTATGGTGTAGGTTTTGCAAGGAGTAGATTTTGTATCGCTGTGTTCAAAATCGACTTCACCATCGGTGAAGAAAGATTTTATTTGAATGGAATCTATCTCACCTGCTTGTACCATTCTGGCTACTTCATCTGAATACGAGTATGATTTTGACCGAAGATCTTTAAGAACACGGCAGTTAGGAAAATAGCAAAATTCGGTACCTGTTTCTTTAGCTTTATTTTTAAGAAATATCGTTAAGAATACTAAACCAATAGATAGGCCGAATAAAAAGAAGCCTAATCGTTTTAAAAATGACATATAGTAGAATTAAAAAATAAGAAAATTAATATCGTTGTAAGAAAGGTCAAACCATTCGCCAACAGTTTTATTGGTAAGTATTCCTCGGTAAAAATAGAGTCCGTTTCTCAGACCTTTATCAAATCTAAGCGCGTTTTCTACCCCACCATCTTCT
Coding sequences within:
- a CDS encoding helix-turn-helix domain-containing protein, with product MVNSEEFIKRLEKILEYYSLSAAVFADKVSVQRSSISHLLSGRNKPSLEFVMKVVNAYPEVNLYWLLNGKGTFPHKPEKQLPPPSIPPITPPPTPIPEVKKTTPEKIQAPATPPQLPLEFKEKLVEKKRDGKKVIEKVILFYDDGSFEAYQL
- a CDS encoding M14 metallopeptidase family protein; translation: MVDLRTLHGSFKEKSIQGRYVTNDMLFPFLDGLSDLFEVEVIGESVLGKQIKSVTFGTGKFKILMWSQMHGNESTTTKAVLDFFNLIDANSEIAKNLLASCTFKIIPILNPDGANAYTRINANEVDLNRDAQDRSQPESKVLRNAYESFQPDYCFNLHDQRTIFNVGVTSKPATVSFLAPSHDEERSISDSRGISMQLIVAMNKELQKYIPGQVGRYDDGFNANCVGDTFQMLNRPTILFESGHYSNDYEREETRKFIFCAIVKGCQVIANQDIASYSQKEYFEIPENGKLFYDILIKNADFVNKSLQIGTDIGILFKETLDSGTLTFIPFVEKTGNLSNFYGHKTYNCLNSKDIDALKRQKEIFDLI
- a CDS encoding Lrp/AsnC family transcriptional regulator — protein: MGKVKLDEIDHQILDMLIDNTRTPFTDIAKKLLISAGTVHVRVKKMEEAGIIKGSSLTLDYVKLGYAFIAYVGIFLEKTHQTKFVLERLNQIPNVTVAHITTGKFNIFCKIRAKDTNHAKNIIFKIDDIDGISRTETMISLEESINDKKRLMHTIFNEM
- a CDS encoding DinB family protein, with the protein product MKTSELQVEDYNPYYQTYINALGEVSLREELANGLLKFEEFASNISREKLNYAYAEGKWTLAEALLHIIDTERVFQYRALCFSRNDKASFPGFDQDDYVAAADASTRTKESLLEEFVAVRTSSIALFNSFSEADLHKRGVASESPMSVGAVGFILSGHLNHHKRIIEERYL
- the aroB gene encoding 3-dehydroquinate synthase, whose protein sequence is MTSITSSSYAVHFNDNAYTLLNEHLSKANYSKIFILVDENTHNYCLAPFMSEIHGDYDFEVIEIEAGEINKNIATCTQVWEVLSELDADRKSLMINVGGGVVTDLGGFVASTFKRGIDFINVPTTLLAMVDASVGGKTGVDLGSLKNQVGVINQPEMVLVVSSFLRTLEKRQMQSGFAEMLKHGLIKDKNYWNELKALDSLEAIDQLIYHSVTIKNEVVLQDPTEQNIRKILNYGHTLGHAVESYYLDHPTYDLLLHGEAIAIGMILEGYISHKLTGLPKEELADIKATFLSNYPKVSFNTEDIEAILKLLKFDKKNSHGNINFVLLNAIGTPEIDVKVAQELLEESFAYYKD
- a CDS encoding proline dehydrogenase family protein, with the protein product MKSIFENTATAFALKTDAELERAYFLFKMIANEPLVRIGTAMTNFAIKAKLPVEGLIRATVFDHFCGGISEKDCLPVVDKLFTKGVSSVLDYSVEGKDTEDPLDEALEMILKVLDFVKEKDAIPFAVFKPTGYGRFSLFQKKTEGKPFTAEEQSEWDRVVARFEKTCQKAYDLDVALLIDGEESWMQDAADELAEEMMRKYNKEKVVVYNTLQLYRWDRLDYLKALQQRAAQDGFKIGMKVVRGAYMEKENERALEKGYPSPICGSKAATDTNYDTVVAYMLENLDTMSIYMGTHNEESCYKMMDLMNHKNLKPDHTSIWFGQLYGMSDHISFNLAASGFNVSKYLPFGPVRDVMPYLIRRAEENTSVAGQTSRELNLLKIERKRRKI